In Juglans microcarpa x Juglans regia isolate MS1-56 chromosome 8D, Jm3101_v1.0, whole genome shotgun sequence, the following are encoded in one genomic region:
- the LOC121243727 gene encoding F-box protein PP2-B10-like: protein MDITRTLPEECIANIISGTSPRDACRLSLVSRAFESAATSNLVWERFLPPDYQEIISSSSSSSSSLNLLTKKNLYFHLCDNPILIGNGNNMSFQIDKLSGKKCLMLAARELTIIWGSGETPHYWEWISSTQAPVLPKSRFSEVAHLRIVWWLDIKGRIETKILSPKTKYGAYFIYSMVDRFYGFNVPVKVSIRLENEVEGGDATNAYLNPSEELLQINQQDGRLPIKREDMWMEIEIGEFFNGSQVDDHGAVEMCLKEVQVLNGKSGLVVHGIELRPKEES, encoded by the exons ATGGATATCACCAGAACACTGCCGGAAGAATGCATCGCCAACATAATTTCCGGCACATCCCCTCGGGACGCATGTAGGTTGTCGCTGGTCTCCCGTGCCTTCGAATCCGCTGCAACTTCGAATCTCGTGTGGGAGAGGTTTCTGCCACCTGATTATCAAGAGATCATTTCATCGTCGTCATCATCGTCCTCATCCTTGAACCTTTTGACCAAGAAGAATCTTTATTTCCATCTTTGCGACAATCCAATTCTGATCGGAAACGGTAACAACATG AGTTTCCAAATAGATAAACTGAGTGGGAAGAAATGTTTGATGCTGGCTGCGAGGGAGTTAACTATAATATGGGGATCTGGAGAAACTCCACATTACTGGGAATGGATTTCCTCAACTCAGGCACCAGTTCTACCCAAGTCTAG ATTCTCGGAAGTAGCTCATCTTAGAATTGTTTGGTGGCTTGACATAAAAGGCAGAATTGAGACAAAAATCCTTtccccaaaaacaaaatatgggGCATACTTTATCTACTCCATGGTGGATCGTTTCTATGGGTTTAATGTCCCTGTGAAAGTATCCATTAGACTGGAAAACGAGGTGGAAGGAGGTGATGCTACCAATGCTTATTTGAATCCAAGTGAGGAATTATTACAAATTAACCAACAAGATGGTCGACTTCCAATCAAGAGAGAGGATATGTGGATGGAGATTGAGATTGGAGAATTCTTCAATGGCAGCCAAGTTGATGATCATGGCGCGGTCGAGATGTGCTTGAAGGAGGTTCAAGTCCTTAACGGGAAGTCTGGCCTTGTGGTCCATGGCATTGAGCTTCGGCCAAAAGAAGAAAGTTAA